A genomic window from Martelella lutilitoris includes:
- a CDS encoding ABC transporter substrate-binding protein encodes MKLMTTTALAMLATLGLATAASAEIKLGASLSATGPAAFLGDPEAKTIEMLVEELNAKGGINGEKIDLTLYDDGGDPNKARTFATRLIEDDEVVAIIGGTTTGTSMSILSVAEDEGIPFISLAGAIQIIDPVKDYVFKTPHTDRMACEKIFDNMQKNGITKIGMISGTDGFGASMQAQCKDVAGGYDIEILADEIYGPSDADMTPQLTKIKNTEGVQAILNPGFGQGPAIVTRNASQLGIELPFYQSHGVASDSFIELVGPEAAEGVRLPGTALLIADILPEDDIQRDVVMEYKTAYEDKYGQNVSTFGGYANDAFLLMVNAMTEAGGEDPDAIRDALEATDGLVGTTGVYTMGPDNHLGLDLSAFRMLEIENGGWTSID; translated from the coding sequence ATGAAATTGATGACAACAACGGCTCTGGCGATGCTCGCCACGCTCGGTCTCGCAACGGCCGCAAGCGCCGAGATCAAGCTCGGCGCCAGCCTTTCGGCCACGGGTCCTGCCGCCTTTCTCGGCGATCCGGAAGCCAAGACCATCGAGATGCTGGTCGAGGAACTGAACGCCAAGGGCGGCATCAATGGCGAGAAGATTGATCTGACGCTCTATGATGACGGCGGCGATCCGAACAAGGCGCGCACCTTCGCCACCCGCCTGATCGAGGATGACGAAGTGGTCGCCATCATCGGCGGCACCACCACCGGCACCTCGATGTCGATCCTCTCGGTTGCCGAGGACGAAGGCATTCCCTTCATCTCGCTCGCCGGCGCCATCCAGATCATCGATCCGGTCAAGGACTACGTCTTCAAGACGCCGCATACCGACCGCATGGCCTGCGAGAAGATCTTCGACAACATGCAGAAGAACGGCATCACCAAGATCGGCATGATCTCCGGCACGGACGGCTTCGGCGCATCGATGCAGGCGCAGTGCAAGGATGTTGCCGGCGGCTATGACATCGAGATCCTCGCCGACGAGATCTATGGCCCGAGCGACGCCGACATGACGCCGCAGCTCACCAAGATCAAGAACACTGAGGGCGTTCAGGCGATCCTCAATCCCGGCTTCGGCCAGGGTCCGGCGATCGTCACCCGCAATGCCAGCCAGCTCGGCATCGAGCTTCCGTTCTACCAGAGCCACGGCGTGGCCTCCGACAGCTTCATCGAGCTTGTGGGTCCGGAAGCCGCCGAAGGCGTTCGCCTGCCGGGCACGGCGCTTCTGATCGCCGATATCCTGCCGGAAGACGATATCCAGCGCGACGTGGTGATGGAGTACAAGACCGCCTATGAGGATAAGTACGGCCAGAACGTTTCGACCTTCGGCGGCTATGCCAATGATGCCTTCCTGTTGATGGTCAACGCCATGACCGAAGCCGGCGGCGAAGACCCGGACGCCATCCGTGACGCGCTGGAGGCGACCGATGGTCTCGTCGGCACCACCGGCGTCTACACCATGGGCCCGGACAACCATCTCGGCC